The Vulpes vulpes isolate BD-2025 chromosome 8, VulVul3, whole genome shotgun sequence genome has a window encoding:
- the DUSP2 gene encoding dual specificity protein phosphatase 2, translated as MGLEAARELDCAALGALLREPREAERTLLLDCRPFLAFCRRHVRHARPVPWNALLRRRARGPPAAALACLLPDRALRARLARGELARAVVLDEGSASVAALPPDGPAHALLAALLPETRAGPTAVCFLRGGFDGFQACCPDLCSESPAPAMSSAGVENSRSDARAPSYDQGGPVEILPYLFLGSCSHSSDLQGLQACGITAVLNVSASCPNHFEGLFRYKSIPVEDNQMVEISAWFQEAISFIDSVKNSGGRVLVHCQAGISRSATICLAYLIQSRRVRLDEAFDFVKQRRGVISPNFSFMGQLLQFETQVLCH; from the exons ATGGGGCTGGAGGCGGCGCGCGAGCTGGACTGCGCGGCGCTGGGGGCGCTGCTGCGGGAGCCGCGGGAGGCCGAGCGCACGCTGCTGCTCGACTGCCGCCCCTTCCTGGCCTTCTGCCGCCGCCACGTGCGCCACGCGCGGCCCGTGCCCTGGAACGCGCTGCTGCGGCGCCGCGCGCGgggcccccccgccgccgccctcgcCTGCCTGCTGCCCGACCGCGCGCTCCGGGCGCGCCTGGCCCGCGGGGAGCTGGCCCGGGCCGTGGTGCTGGACGAGGGCAGTGCCTCGGTGGCCGCGCTCCCGCCCGACGGCCCCGCGCACGCGCTGCTCGCCGCGCTGCTGCCGGAGACCCGCGCCGGGCCCACGGCCGTGTGCTTCCTGCGAG GCGGCTTCGACGGCTTCCAGGCCTGCTGTCCCGACCTGTGCTCGGagtcccccgcccccgccatgtCGTCTGCCGGGGTCGAGAACAGCCGCTCTGACGCCCGGGCTCCGTCCTACGACCAG GGCGGCCCTGTGGAGATCTTACCCTACCTGTTCCTGGGCAGCTGCAGCCACTCCTCGGACCTGCAAGGGCTGCAGGCATGTGGCATCACGGCGGTCCTCAACGTCTCCGCCAGCTGTCCCAACCACTTTGAGGGCCTTTTCCGCTACAAGAGCATCCCGGTGGAAGACAACCAGATGGTGGAGATCAGTGCCTGGTTCCAGGAGGCCATAAGCTTCATTG ACTCCGTGAAGAACAGTGGAGGCCGGGTACTGGTACACTGTCAGGCGGGCATCTCACGCTCTGCCACCATCTGCCTGGCTTACCTGATACAGAGCCGCCGCGTGAGGCTGGACGAGGCCTTTGACTTTGTCAAGCAACGCCGGGGAGTCATCTCCCCCAACTTCAGTTTCATGGGGCAGCTACTACAGTTTGAGACTCAGGTGCTGTGTCACTGA